One Onychostoma macrolepis isolate SWU-2019 chromosome 10, ASM1243209v1, whole genome shotgun sequence genomic region harbors:
- the LOC131548549 gene encoding histone H2A translates to MSGRGKTGGKARAKAKSRSSRAGLQFPVGRVHRLLRKGNYAERVGAGAPVYLAAVLEYLTAEILELAGNAARDNKKTRIIPRHLQLAVRNDEELNKLLGGVTIAQGGVLPNIQAVLLPKKTEKPAKSK, encoded by the coding sequence ATGTCTGGAAGAGGTAAAACCGGGGGGAAGGCCCGCGCGAAGGCCAAGTCTCGTTCATCCAGAGCTGGACTTCAGTTTCCAGTCGGACGTGTACACAGATTATTACGCAAGGGAAATTACGCCGAGCGCGTAGGCGCAGGAGCCCCCGTGTACTTGGCCGCTGTCCTGGAATACCTAACGGCTGAGATCCTCGAGCTGGCAGGGAACGCAGCCCGAGACAACAAGAAAACCAGAATCATCCCCCGTCACCTGCAACTGGCTGTCCGCAACGACGAAGAGCTCAACAAGCTTTTAGGCGGTGTTACCATCGCCCAGGGAGGAGTGCTTCCAAACATCCAGGCAGTGCTGCTGCCCAAGAAAACCGAGAAGCCAGCCAAGAGCAAGTAA
- the LOC131548550 gene encoding histone H2B 3 — translation MPEPAKSAPAPKKGSKKAVTKTQKKGDKKRRKTRKESYAIYVYKVLKQVHPDTGISSKAMGIMNSFVNDIFERIAGEASRLAHYNKRSTITSREIQTAVRLLLPGELAKHAVSEGTKAVTKYTSSK, via the coding sequence ATGCCTGAACCTGCGAAATCAGCACCAGCTCCTAAAAAGGGGTCTAAAAAAGCTGTCACCAAGACCCAGAAGAAAGGGGATAAGAAAAGGCGTAAGACCAGGAAAGAGAGTTACGCCATTTACGTGTACAAAGTACTGAAACAAGTCCATCCGGACACTGGTATTTCCTCAAAGGCGATGGGCATTATGAACTCATTTGTAAACGACATCTTCGAGCGCATTGCCGGAGAAGCGTCGCGCCTGGCGCATTACAACAAGCGCTCCACTATCACATCCCGGGAGATCCAGACGGCCGTGCGCCTGCTCCTGCCGGGAGAGCTAGCCAAACACGCCGTGTCCGAGGGCACTAAGGCCGTGACCAAATACACCAGCTCCAAGTGA